TCTTCCAGGTTTCTTTCCCACTTATCATGGATGTCCGCTTTTTCTCTTTCCGGTCCCCTTTTTCCCGCCCCCGTTCAAAGAGAATCAGTTGTCGTAAGAGTCCGCAAAAATCTCATGTCTCAAGCTAAATCCCGCTGACTCGACAACATTCTTCGCTTTGGCCAAAAATCGCTGTCCATGCTGATCGGGCTTGTGCTTGAACACAACGTTGATTACTACTGGGCGGCCTCTTGAATCTGGATAGCTTGTAAGAATCTCGCCGCTTTCAATGAAAGCGAGATACCAATTGATCTTCTCTTGCAGCATTAACTGGTGCTCATTGCTGTTACTCCAATCCAGATGATCAGAAATCGTGAGAATGACTTCTCCCGTGGCTTTGTCAACTCCCGTAAAGTCGATAACCCTTGGCTGATCTACAGACATGCGTTTCGCTATGTTAATTAGACTCGGACTACTTCTTGAGATCCTCTGGTCTGATCACCTTGACTTTAGTTGGGGGGATTTGTGAGCCTCCCGGGAAACCAGGCTTACCGTGACCGCATACCGTACACCCTGTCCTTTCAATTTCTGGGAAGGCTTGCTTTTGCTTGTCGGTTAAAGGAGCTGTTTCTGATCCCTTTGCCTCTGTCAGAGCAACTTTTTCAGACTCTTTGCCGGCAAAATCGAGTCTTGTTTTAACTCCACTCTCGGTCTTCACCGTAAGCTGTTCTACAACCCCTGCTTGCTTCGATTCAAGTTCAGTCTTGACGACTTGCTCAAAGGCCTTTCCCGTGGCTTTATTTACGACCATTTGTTCCGCTTTCGACGTCGCACCCTTTAAGAGCCCCGTTTCTACGCCTTCTACCGCCCCTCCAGCCGCCAGGCCAACGAGGTCTAGAACGGCCTGAACAAATGGATGGCTCAAGGTTTTCACTAGGGCGTTCGCCAGGATCGGAGCTACCCTCCTCGATTCCTCCATTGCTTGTTCATAAGGCATTGGACCTTCGTGCCCATCCGGATCCGCGTGGCTCATGGGGTTGTTGCGGACGTAGCTGTAGAGGTTTAGGGATTGGGGTCGGAGAGGTCGGCGTAGGGGACGGGCTCGGGCTTGTCGGTCCAGTCCGGGCTCATCCAGCGTCCCATAGCGGAGGAGTAGTAGCGCGCGCCGAAATAGTCGAGGCTCGACTCCGAGTCGCGCTCCTTGCCGGTGAACTTGTAGTGGGTGGTAGTGATCTGCGGGTTCCATTCCTGCCCGAAAGGCAGAAACGTGTTTTGCCAGACAGACCGACCTATTCAGTTATCAAGATCCCAGAATTCTTAAGAAGGCCTGATGTTTTCACTCGCCCAACCTGGAAGTAGACTCAGCACTACTCCCTCCGCAATCTCATGCTGTTGAGAAAACACAATCTTGTTATTTTTCTCCTGAAATGGAACCGTAACTGCCCAGTTGGTGATCGCAGGCCCTGAAAGAGTCAGCAGAATATTTCTCGGGGCGCCCTCTTGCTCGAGCTTTCCCCAGAAATAGCTCTGTTCGTCAAAGTCCTCATCGGCGAATTCCTTAGAACGAGCAATAAAGATCGTAATTATGGCTAGAGCTTCATGTTCTTTCGCCTCGCGTATGATTTTCTCAGTAGAGTCAGCTTTATGTTCCTCATCCTCTAGGTTCATCGGTCTCAGGACGGGCTCTCCCGATTTTGTAACGATGAAGGCTGTTGGATCTAGTGTGCGATCTTCCGCGAGGAACTTCTTCGAGAGCTCAAGAAGTTCCAGCGCGTACCCCTTTATGTCCAAATGTTCTGACAATTTGGCAACCTATTTGTCGAGAGGGTGTGTTTCGTTAGGAAGCTTCAATTTCTTGTATTCTTTCTCACGGTTCAGGTTCCTCTGCCGATTGGGGTGCCGTTCGGCTTCGAACGCTTTCCGAGTCTTGCCCTGTGCATTGACGATATGGGCGTCCGGCTTTCTGTTTGAATCTAATCCCTTTACCTTCGTGTTGGATTCTACAGTTTCGCCCGGTTTCGCCTCGTCTTTGGCTTTCTCGACAAGCTCACCTACTTTCGCTTGGTGATCTGGTTTCCCTGGCGAGCCATAAGGATTAGGGGGTGATGCATCCTTGTGGAAGAGCAGTGGCGATCCCATCGGATCGGAACCAGAGATCGGAATTAAGCCACCATTGGCTTGGATTGCATCAAATCCTTTTTGAATCCAGCCTTTGGATTCGGCATATCCAACTGCGACAGCGGCGGTAACCGCACCGACAGCCTGTTCCACATATGGCGATAGCCGTTCCCAAACAGCTTGAACTGGTGGACTCTCAAGGATTTCTTCGACGACTGGATTTTGATGACCGTCAGAATCCGCGTGGCTCATGGGGTTGTTGCGGACGTAGCCGTATAGGTTTAGGGATTGGGGGTCGGAGAGGTCGGCGTAGGGGACGGGCTCGGGCTTGTCGGCCCAGTCCGGGCTCATCCAGCGTCCCATGGCCGAGGAGTAGTAGCGCGCGCCGAAATAGTCGAGCATCGACTCCGAGTCGCGCTCCTTGCCGGTGAACTTATAGTGGTTGGTGGTGATCTGCGGGTTCCACTCCTGCCCGAAGGGCAGGAACGTGCCTTGCCAGATCGGCCAGCCTCCTTCGGAAGTCAGCACTCGCGATGTGCCTAGATGGTCATCGTGATAGTACGTCGTGGTGAGGAAGGGGTACGGACCAGATCCAGCACTATGGTTGACTTCAAACAACCGTCCCGTGACTCCGCTCGTTCCACTTAGGCTCGCACTAGCTGAAGTTTCGCTCGTGTAAATTGGCCGAACCGTTCCGTCGGGGCTGACAATCACGATTTTGTCGTAATAAATATCCCACACTCCAGGTTGCGTGTAGCCGTCCGCGTGAACGCTTACCGTCCCAAGTGTCTTACCAGCAAACTGCGAGATATCGACGATGCGCGAGTGCCATACGCCTGTTGTATTGTCGTTATTAAGCTGTTGGCCGTCTTGATCGTATGTATTCCAGTTGGAATTCGTGCCATCGGCGAACGACAACATCATACCGCCGCGTGCGCCGGCAGACTGCCACTGGCGGAAGTAGAGCTTGTCGCCGGATTGGACGACATAAGGAAGCCAAGCAACATTAGGCGTGTAAACCGTGTACTGCCAGCCGCAATTCGAACAGTTGTTTCCCTGAATGTGGATGCGGTATTCGAAGGAATCGGCCTTCGCGATACGTTGCCCGTTTGCGTAGATGTAATCTGACCAATCGCCGCTCGCAGGCTTGTACTCCGCGATTGGCTGGCCGTTAAAGTAGATATACTCAGTTGCGTCAGAGCCTACGTCCTTCCGCACGCGGTTGCCATCGGCGTCGTAGGTGTACGTTGCGCCATTTGTGTCTACGCTCTTGATGCGACTCTCGGCGTCATAGATGTAGTTGTGGAAGGTATCACTCAGCAGGTTGCCAGCGGGATCGTAGTTGTAGCCAGTCTGTGAAATGCGGTTGTTCCCATCAAAGTTCGGCGTAAACGCCGCAGTACCAAACTGTTTGAGGTTTCCCCAGGGATCAGGCAAGAATGTTTGGTTGAAGTTGCCATCAGTCTGGCTCGCGCTAGTGATCCGGCTGAGCCAATCGTACGCGTAGCTCTGATTTCTCGTAGCGCTCAGTCCATCGACAACGCTCACCACATTACCAGCGTTCCCGTTATTGAAACTCGATTCACCGTAATAGAAAGCGCGATTCACCAAGTAGGGATTACCTGAAAGGCTCGCTTGGGATACTTGCTGAATCGGTTGCAGCCGAGAGTTGAGGTTTTCATAGTTCCAGACGCTATTTCCAAAATAGGACAATCGTAATGCGCCGGTCGGGTGGTAGCCAGGATTCCCACTGGCATTTTGGTAAGCCGTAAAGTATGAGTAACTAGCATATCCGCCGTTGAAATTATCGAAGTTTACATTCAAAAGCCGACCTACGGCGTTGTAACCCTCAGTAATCTTGCGCCCACTCGGATAAATAAGCGAGGTCAGGTGGCCGGCCAAGTCATAGGTTGCATTCACCGGGCTGCCGGTGTCGTTACAGTAGCTCGGAATACAACTACTCTGGCGCACAACGCGACCCATCGCATCGAACGAATACGTTGTCGCAGCGTTTACTTCATTCGAAATATGAATCAGGCGGCCGACGGAATTGCTGACAGGGATGGAGTTCCCGCAGCATGTGTACACTGCCAGATCGTAGGTGTAATCGGTCGGTGGGGTTCCGTCAGAATGAGTCTTTAATGTCAACCGATGAAGCGGATCATAAGAGTAACTGGCCGCGATCCCTCGCGCGTCAGTCTTGCTGATCAGATTGCTATCTGCATCGTAACTGTAGCTCGTAGATCCCGATTCGGGATTGTATGCGGTTAACAACCGCGAGAGTGAATCATAAGTAAAGCTGCGCGTGCGCGGCGCGGAGCCGTCTCCCAGCTGATTGACGTAGGTGAGGTTGCCGAGAGCGTCATAGGTGTAATAGGTCGGATACGAGCCCGAGGTCAGCGAACCGGTGGACGGATTTGGTTCGACTACCTGGGTAAGGCGGCCCAGCGCGTCGGTTGTGCTCTGTCGCTTGCGTCCGGTTTCATCGGTGACGACCACTGTCGGAAAGGCTGAGTAGTCGGTCTGGACCGTGTTGCCATCTTGCCGTGTAAGGATGGTCTCTCGGCCTACGGCGTCATATGTGTGATAGGTCGTGCCATCCGTCGGAGACGGCGCAGCACTTCGATATGGATTGGTTACCGAGTACACGCGCCCTAGGGCGTCGTAAGTGGTATCGGTGATGTCCGCGCCTTCTGGGTCCGAGGTGAGCTGCGTCCGCTTGATTCGTCCCAAGCCATCGTAAAAGCTGTCGCTCACGACACTCGGATTCGGGGTTGCGAGAACGGTCTTGGTGATGTGCGGCGGGACAGGGTCGCCGTTGAAGTTAATTGTGGCTTGGCCCCCGTCGGGATAATTTGCCGACAAGATCCGTCCAAGAGTGTCGTATGAATAGCCAGTCGATTGGTTGTTTTGGTCCGTGAAAGTCGTGAGCAGCCCAGTATTGAAATCGTAGTTGCCGGAGATGATGTGATGAATGCTGCCCGTATCCGGCATCTGCGTCTGCGTGACGTAGGCTCCAGCAAAGCTTGACGAGTAACTGTACGTAGTGGTGTGCCCGCCCGGATCGGTCACCTGATAAGGCATTCCCGTGTCGTAATAGGTTGTGGTAGCTTGCAGCGTTCCGCCGGTTGTGTTGAGCCATTCGCGAACGGAAGTCTGATTACCGCGTATTCCTGGATTGGGAATGCTTGTATCGTGCTGTGTTGTGATTCCTGAGCCCGCAAGGCCATACTCGTCGTATCCATAGCTGGTGGATGCGACTTGATTGCCTGCGCCATCGTAGACCGTCTTTGAGGAAGGGAGATCCAGAAAGTTGGCAGATAGATACGACGAATTCGCAAACGCCTGATAGCCGTGATCCGTGCGGCGCAGAAGCGGACCGGGAGCACCCTGCCCGTAAGCGTACTCGCGAGTTTCTGAAGGATTTCCTGCGTACGAGATGTATTGCTGTCCGTAGTAATAGAAGCCGAGATTATGGTCGTAGTCAGTCTCGGTTTTCGACGTCAAACCGATTGGCCAAATCGTGGTGACGCGGATCGGGTGTACGTCCATGGCCGTCGTAGTGCCATCACCGCCGTTGTCAAACGGATTGGATTGCCACGAATAATCGGTATTAACAGTCTTGAGTAGAGTGCCGGAAGTTCGCGAGCCCTGGAAGTATTGCGTTGAGGTTTCGTAGAACGAGCACGATCCGCCAAGACCTGTGATGGTGTGGGTTGTATCGTTTCCGGCAGGATCAGTGACTACCACTCCGCCGTTCATCAGTCCGTAATTGGTCGTTTTCGGCCCAGAGCCGTCATTTGCATCCACGCTCCGGCTTACCACGATTCGGCTTACTGGTATCAGCCCAGAACCACACATCGCACCGTTATTCCAACCATAGGAGATAGTTCCACCTGTAGGAAGCGTGATCCTGGTGATGTCTCCATAATTGAAGCCCGTGCCGTCGCCCGCATACTCCAGCGTCCAAACCGGACTTGTCGTCCATCCGGTCCCGTTAAAGACAACAATGTTCTGCAACATTGTTTGCGTGGTACTCAGTTCTCTAATGGGATTGCTGTTGACGTCCGTGGCCTGAAAGTTTGTCTGAATGGGAACACTAACGTAGCAGTACTTGACTTGTCGCTGTACGCCCGACGGTCCAGGAAATGTACTGATGCCAGCGCTTACGATGGAACGTGGACCGTTACATCCGGAATAATCCGTAGTGACTGAGCCGCTACCCAGAGTTCTGCCAATGGTATCGGTTATAGAGCCATCGTTGTTCAGCGTTACATAGTTCCCGTTTGGATCTTCAACGACGTCAGCACGATGGCCGTTCCTGTTCAGAGTCGTTGAATTTCCAGTGGCTGGGTAGCCACCATAAAAAATTCCGGCGTTATCAATCGTTTCGTATCCACCATTTGCCGGAGCCATCTGGTGCTGTGCACCATCAAACGTGTAAGCCGAAAACAGGTACACACTCCCGTTGTATGTCCAATGGACACCGATCTGATCAGGGTCACTGGGTACCCAAGCAGGCTGAAATTGCCACTTCCAACTGTCTGTACAAATGCCAAAGCGATTGCAGCTCTGAAACACCCAGAAGTGTTTGTTATTGGTCCAAAATGCAGTGATGTTTCGCTTTACGCTGCCACGCTGCGGATAGCTCCACAAAGGAATGTGGACGATCAGGTTCCCGTTGGTAAGGCTGACAGTATCGATTGCGCCATCTTCATAGCTTCCGTAGGGCTTGAATCCCGTTTCTAGATTCGGGTTCTGCTGAGCGAAGGCGCTCAAGCCGAGCCAGAGACTAAGCAGTGAGGTCAGGTGAATCAGTAGCTTCACTGAGCACCTCCCGAAGTCTCAAAAAGAGCGGGAGAGATAGTTTCGTTCGTGGAGATGGAATCGATGATTACGGAGCTGGTATGCTTTCCGTTCTGAGATACCTCAATGTGGAACGGGAAATAAACCCCGTCCACATTGCGAAAGTCCGAAAAGGCGGCCTGAGCATCCTCAAAGGTAAGGGCATCCACGGTGCTAGGCACGCGGTAGTCCACTCGCAAGGGCAATCCAGTGCCCTGTTCGATGTACCAATCCTGCACCTGTAACACATCTGCGGGAGAACCTGTCTCGATCGCAAGCCGTACATGTACTACGGCTTTTCCATCCGACACTTCCTGCGCAACAATCGTGTTTTTGAGAGCTCCTCCATTGCGCCTCCTGAATAAGACAACGGCTGGTAGATGCAATGGAGGTGCTGCATCTGCCACGTACGCGAACAAACTCTGCCTTTTACCGTTCACTAACTGAGCCGGCGAACCGTGCCCACTGACAAACACGCGCACGTTGGGTCCATCCCTGACCTCATCTCGAAATTCGAGCTTTGGCCCCGAGATGTCGTCGTCCCATGTAAACGCGAGACTGCGCTTGGAGTCTTCTTCGGGAAGCGCGATAGTTCCAGTGGCGTGCACATTCCTCAAAGAGGCAATTGCACGCTCTCCACCCAACGCTGCAATCGCGGCACGAATTACCGCTGAAGCATCCGCTGAATTTGAGCTTGTTACCGGCTTTGAAGTGGTATCGGCGGCCACTGGGCTCTGTGCAAGACAGTAGGTTGCGAAAACCAGAACGGCAGCGGAAAGAACGCTCGGAAAGGCTCGACTCAGTTGTCTCTGCAAGGGGGAGGCCTCCAGTAACTCTTATTTACGGAAACTAGAGTTGCGGAAGCATACCGGAGAAAATCAACTTGTCAACCTTCCCGTTGTGGAAATTCCGGAATACGGAACAGCCTGATGCAACACTTGTAGTTAGGCTATTGCAACAATCTGTGGAAAACTAGATCTTAATTCCCAGAATGAGGCTTTTCCCTGTGTGCGGTCCTATTTGTACCACATAGGAACCCTGATTATTCCCAATAAGGATTAACTGGCGCCAGCACCCACGTCGACTTTGAGCGGGGCAGCAGCTGAGGCCGGCCCTGCCATTTGGCTTGCCTTGCGCCGGTTCCACCAAATGAGCGGGCCAGTGATTGCCAGGATCGGCAGCATCAGGCTGAAGAAGGCTGCCAGAATCCGCATAGGTAAATTAAAGATGTCGCCGGTGTGGAGTTCGCGGTTCCAGATGCGGGCGTACTTTACTGCGGCTGACATGTCGCGCGAACTTTGTACTTGCAGCACTTTGCCGCTGTACGCGTCGATGCGAATCCGGCTGCGGCCGGCTGGGGTGTGGTCTTCGGGGAACTTTAGTCCGATGGTTATGGCTTGCTTTGGACTTTCGGGGAGTTGGATTCCCGTGATCCTCGCTTCCGGGAGAGTGTTGTGCGCGATCTGTACTATGCGGTCTGGCGATAGTGGAACGCTTCCTGAAGCGGGAATCTCTGGGGAGACCGGACGGACTGCCGGAGTGGATGATAATTGCTGGGCCAGCTTGCCTACTTCCCTTTCCCAATGGATACATATGCCGGTCCAGGCGAAGATAAACAAGAAGATCGACGAAGCTACTCCGACCAGGTTGTGCAAGTCGTAGTTGAAGCGCTTGAGCGATCCTTCGCCCCTCAGGAAATCCCAAGATAGGCGAAACAGCTTTCGCGGCCACCAAAGGACGATTCCTGTTATGGAAAGAACTAACAGGAATACGGAACTCCATCCGGTTATTTCGTCTGCGATCTCGCCTACGAGTAGATGCGTATGGAACTGATGAACTTTGTTGGCGAAGTGATTGGCCTGGTCGTCCGATCCGAGTACTTCGCCGGTGTAGGGATTCATGAACAGCGCAAGGTTCTTGCCGGACGCATCCTTGAGCCCGACAAAAAGCGAGAAGTCGGCGCGCTGCGGCAATCCGAACTCTTCGATTTTCGCTCCGGGATTCGCGGCGAGGAGTCTCGCTGTGATCGCGTCGAGTGAGAGCGGTTGCCCTTCCGGGTGAACGTAGGAAAGTTTGGCGTTCAGCGCGCGATCGATCTCGCCTTCGAAGGCGACCAGGGCGCCGCTGACTCCTAATAGAAAGAGGAAGAGTGCGGCTGTGAGTCCGGCCCAGAGGTGGAGGTTGAGGAGTAGTTTTCGCATGGAGGAACGCGCCTAGTGCGTCTGAAAGTCGTTCTCCACTGCCCCAAAACCCGTCTTCCGGAGCCTCAAAATATGCTCTTGAGTGCCCCAAAACCGACGTTTTTGCACCTCAGAACGACGCTCAGTCATGCCCTATAGACGTCAATAAGGGTTGAAAGTTCACTCATAACAAAGGATTTAATGCCCTCTGTTGAGGCTGCAAGCGATGTTTTGTCGGCAGTATTGCATTGCGCAAAGCCTGAAAATCGCGTTTTCCAGACCTATTTATGGAACTTACCGATCCCGAATCGGACCTGGATGGTGTTCAAACCTGGGTTGGGAACGGACAATCCGGCGTTGGAAATGTGCACATACTTGAGCGCTAAGGTGGCGTGATAGTCGTTATTGCCGAACGGAATGTGCACTCCGACGCCCGCCTGGGGCGTGAAATTGACTGCATTGGTGCCGGAGGGAACGTCGTGAGTGGTGATAAGAACGCCGCCACCGAGCTCCACAAAGGGAATAGCGTGGCTCGCATTGCGCCGGAAATTGTACTTAACGTCGAACGGAGTGAAGCTTATCCCGTACGCGTTCTGGATCGGTTGGCGCACAAAGTAGATCGGGATCGCTTCTAGTTCGTACTGAAACGATCCGCGACCGAGGTCAAAGAGCCCGAATCCGTAGCGTACGCCGGCGTTAAAGATGGTTGTGTCGCCGCGTCCGCCGGCGACGCTGTGTCCGCCTTGCGCGAAGAACTCGATTTCACGGCTGCCGCTGGTGACCTCCTGTCCCCAAAGATTGGCGCAAAACAACACTACACACAGCAATAGCAGCTTTCGCATTCGTCGATTCCCTCGATTGTTGATCGAAAAATTGAATTTATCACGCCGTGGATTCGCGGATTTGTGCCCCCCGACTGATGCACGAAAGTTACCGCTTACTTCGCCGGAACGGCGCGCCCGTACTCCGACGATCGGCCCATGCGGTCGAAATATTGATACGCAGCAAGCGCGATTTCGCTGATTGCGCGTTGTCCGGCGCGCTCATCATGCAGGTACGTCGTCATAACGCAGAGAATAAAGGGCCGATTGGGCACGAAAATGATGCCGGAATCGTTCCTAACTGCCTCGAGTTCTCCCGGTTTGTTGGCGATGGTTACATCGTTCGGCAGAAGCTTGGGAATACTGCTGTCCTTGGGTGTGGAGAGAACTTTGAAGAAGTCGGCGGTAAGTTCCTTGTCGAACAGCTTATTGCGGTAGATAGCATCGAGCAGAGTCATCATTTCGCGTGGAGTCGAGATGTTCTCTCGGCCTTGTCGAGCTGCGGCGATGTCCATCATCTTGCGCTGTAAATGCGTGTTCTTGAGTCCGAGAGACGTCAACATTCGCTCAACGTTGGGCATTCCGACGCGATCAATGAGCACATTGGTCGCGGAATTGTCGCTCACGGCGACCATCATCGTCGCTAAATCGCGATTCGTGACGCGGCTAACGCCCGGAGTAAGTCCTCCCATAATGGAACTGTCAGGGACAAGGTCCTCGCTGCGCATCGTATAGAGGTCGGCGAGCCGGGCTACGCCGCTCTCGCCGCGACGTCCACGCTGCTCCTGATCGTAGAGTTCGGCTAGAACCGCGATCTTGATGGAGCTGGCTTGCGGAAAAACGTCGTCACCGTGCAGCAGAAAAGTTTCACCGCTGCTCAGATCGCGAATAGCGACGCCCATAACGCCGTCAAGATGGCGGTCTATGTCGGTGATCTTGTCTTGTAATTTGCTCCAGAGAGCCTGCTGCTTTTCCTTGGTAGGAGTCTGCGGGCAGCAATTCGGCGCAAGAGTCTGCGCCCAGGCACAGGAGCACCCCAAGAGAAAGACCCAGAATGCCGCTTTCATTTTTCGCGCAGAATGATTCAACGCGCCAGGAAGTCCGGAGATATGCGCAATCAACGTCCTTTAGGCAGTTTCTCTGC
This Terriglobales bacterium DNA region includes the following protein-coding sequences:
- a CDS encoding PepSY-associated TM helix domain-containing protein, with the protein product MRKLLLNLHLWAGLTAALFLFLLGVSGALVAFEGEIDRALNAKLSYVHPEGQPLSLDAITARLLAANPGAKIEEFGLPQRADFSLFVGLKDASGKNLALFMNPYTGEVLGSDDQANHFANKVHQFHTHLLVGEIADEITGWSSVFLLVLSITGIVLWWPRKLFRLSWDFLRGEGSLKRFNYDLHNLVGVASSIFLFIFAWTGICIHWEREVGKLAQQLSSTPAVRPVSPEIPASGSVPLSPDRIVQIAHNTLPEARITGIQLPESPKQAITIGLKFPEDHTPAGRSRIRIDAYSGKVLQVQSSRDMSAAVKYARIWNRELHTGDIFNLPMRILAAFFSLMLPILAITGPLIWWNRRKASQMAGPASAAAPLKVDVGAGAS
- a CDS encoding acyloxyacyl hydrolase, translating into MRKLLLLCVVLFCANLWGQEVTSGSREIEFFAQGGHSVAGGRGDTTIFNAGVRYGFGLFDLGRGSFQYELEAIPIYFVRQPIQNAYGISFTPFDVKYNFRRNASHAIPFVELGGGVLITTHDVPSGTNAVNFTPQAGVGVHIPFGNNDYHATLALKYVHISNAGLSVPNPGLNTIQVRFGIGKFHK
- a CDS encoding RHS repeat-associated core domain-containing protein, which translates into the protein MKLLIHLTSLLSLWLGLSAFAQQNPNLETGFKPYGSYEDGAIDTVSLTNGNLIVHIPLWSYPQRGSVKRNITAFWTNNKHFWVFQSCNRFGICTDSWKWQFQPAWVPSDPDQIGVHWTYNGSVYLFSAYTFDGAQHQMAPANGGYETIDNAGIFYGGYPATGNSTTLNRNGHRADVVEDPNGNYVTLNNDGSITDTIGRTLGSGSVTTDYSGCNGPRSIVSAGISTFPGPSGVQRQVKYCYVSVPIQTNFQATDVNSNPIRELSTTQTMLQNIVVFNGTGWTTSPVWTLEYAGDGTGFNYGDITRITLPTGGTISYGWNNGAMCGSGLIPVSRIVVSRSVDANDGSGPKTTNYGLMNGGVVVTDPAGNDTTHTITGLGGSCSFYETSTQYFQGSRTSGTLLKTVNTDYSWQSNPFDNGGDGTTTAMDVHPIRVTTIWPIGLTSKTETDYDHNLGFYYYGQQYISYAGNPSETREYAYGQGAPGPLLRRTDHGYQAFANSSYLSANFLDLPSSKTVYDGAGNQVASTSYGYDEYGLAGSGITTQHDTSIPNPGIRGNQTSVREWLNTTGGTLQATTTYYDTGMPYQVTDPGGHTTTYSYSSSFAGAYVTQTQMPDTGSIHHIISGNYDFNTGLLTTFTDQNNQSTGYSYDTLGRILSANYPDGGQATINFNGDPVPPHITKTVLATPNPSVVSDSFYDGLGRIKRTQLTSDPEGADITDTTYDALGRVYSVTNPYRSAAPSPTDGTTYHTYDAVGRETILTRQDGNTVQTDYSAFPTVVVTDETGRKRQSTTDALGRLTQVVEPNPSTGSLTSGSYPTYYTYDALGNLTYVNQLGDGSAPRTRSFTYDSLSRLLTAYNPESGSTSYSYDADSNLISKTDARGIAASYSYDPLHRLTLKTHSDGTPPTDYTYDLAVYTCCGNSIPVSNSVGRLIHISNEVNAATTYSFDAMGRVVRQSSCIPSYCNDTGSPVNATYDLAGHLTSLIYPSGRKITEGYNAVGRLLNVNFDNFNGGYASYSYFTAYQNASGNPGYHPTGALRLSYFGNSVWNYENLNSRLQPIQQVSQASLSGNPYLVNRAFYYGESSFNNGNAGNVVSVVDGLSATRNQSYAYDWLSRITSASQTDGNFNQTFLPDPWGNLKQFGTAAFTPNFDGNNRISQTGYNYDPAGNLLSDTFHNYIYDAESRIKSVDTNGATYTYDADGNRVRKDVGSDATEYIYFNGQPIAEYKPASGDWSDYIYANGQRIAKADSFEYRIHIQGNNCSNCGWQYTVYTPNVAWLPYVVQSGDKLYFRQWQSAGARGGMMLSFADGTNSNWNTYDQDGQQLNNDNTTGVWHSRIVDISQFAGKTLGTVSVHADGYTQPGVWDIYYDKIVIVSPDGTVRPIYTSETSASASLSGTSGVTGRLFEVNHSAGSGPYPFLTTTYYHDDHLGTSRVLTSEGGWPIWQGTFLPFGQEWNPQITTNHYKFTGKERDSESMLDYFGARYYSSAMGRWMSPDWADKPEPVPYADLSDPQSLNLYGYVRNNPMSHADSDGHQNPVVEEILESPPVQAVWERLSPYVEQAVGAVTAAVAVGYAESKGWIQKGFDAIQANGGLIPISGSDPMGSPLLFHKDASPPNPYGSPGKPDHQAKVGELVEKAKDEAKPGETVESNTKVKGLDSNRKPDAHIVNAQGKTRKAFEAERHPNRQRNLNREKEYKKLKLPNETHPLDK
- a CDS encoding DUF6572 domain-containing protein, whose translation is MSVDQPRVIDFTGVDKATGEVILTISDHLDWSNSNEHQLMLQEKINWYLAFIESGEILTSYPDSRGRPVVINVVFKHKPDQHGQRFLAKAKNVVESAGFSLRHEIFADSYDN
- a CDS encoding serine hydrolase; translated protein: MKAAFWVFLLGCSCAWAQTLAPNCCPQTPTKEKQQALWSKLQDKITDIDRHLDGVMGVAIRDLSSGETFLLHGDDVFPQASSIKIAVLAELYDQEQRGRRGESGVARLADLYTMRSEDLVPDSSIMGGLTPGVSRVTNRDLATMMVAVSDNSATNVLIDRVGMPNVERMLTSLGLKNTHLQRKMMDIAAARQGRENISTPREMMTLLDAIYRNKLFDKELTADFFKVLSTPKDSSIPKLLPNDVTIANKPGELEAVRNDSGIIFVPNRPFILCVMTTYLHDERAGQRAISEIALAAYQYFDRMGRSSEYGRAVPAK